One stretch of Streptococcus australis DNA includes these proteins:
- a CDS encoding gamma-glutamyl-gamma-aminobutyrate hydrolase family protein, with the protein MARTVVGVAANLCPVDAEGKNIHSSVSCKFAESIRQVGGLPLVIPVGDESIVRDYVEMIDKLILTGGQNVHPQFYGEKKTIESDDYNLVRDEFELALLREALHQNKPILAICRGVQLVNVAFGGTLHQEIEGHWQGLPFGTSHSIETVEGSVVAKLFGKESQVNSVHRQSIKDLAPNFRVTAIDPRDQTIEAIESIDEHRIIGLQWHPEFLVNEEDGNLELFEYLLNEL; encoded by the coding sequence GTTGCTGCAAATCTATGTCCTGTAGATGCAGAAGGGAAAAACATTCACTCATCTGTATCCTGTAAATTTGCAGAGAGCATTCGTCAAGTCGGTGGTCTCCCTTTAGTGATTCCTGTAGGGGATGAGTCCATTGTGCGCGATTATGTGGAAATGATCGACAAACTCATCTTGACAGGTGGGCAAAATGTCCATCCTCAGTTTTATGGAGAGAAAAAGACCATTGAGAGCGACGATTACAATCTAGTCCGTGATGAATTTGAATTGGCACTCTTGAGAGAAGCACTTCATCAGAATAAGCCCATTTTGGCAATCTGCCGTGGGGTTCAGCTGGTCAATGTTGCTTTTGGTGGCACTCTTCACCAAGAAATTGAAGGTCACTGGCAAGGTTTGCCTTTTGGAACCTCTCATTCTATTGAGACAGTAGAAGGAAGCGTGGTGGCTAAGTTGTTTGGCAAAGAAAGTCAGGTCAACTCAGTCCATCGTCAAAGTATCAAAGATCTAGCACCTAATTTCCGTGTGACTGCTATTGATCCAAGAGACCAGACCATCGAAGCGATTGAGTCTATCGATGAGCATCGTATCATCGGCTTGCAGTGGCACCCAGAGTTTCTGGTCAATGAAGAAGACGGCAATTTAGAACTATTTGAGTATTTATTAAATGAATTGTAA